The following coding sequences are from one Streptococcus mitis window:
- the ileS gene encoding isoleucine--tRNA ligase: protein MKLKDTLNLGKTAFPMRAGLPTKEPVWQKEWEDAKLYQRRQELNQGKPHFTLHDGPPYANGNIHVGHAMNKISKDIIVRSKSMSGFYAPFIPGWDTHGLPIEQVLAKQGVKRKEMDLVEYLKLCREYALSQVDKQREDFKRLGVSGDWENPYVTLTPDYEAAQIRVFGEMANKGYIYRGAKPVYWSWSSESALAEAEIEYHDLVSTSLYYANKVKYGKGVLDTDTYIVVWTTTPFTITASRGLTVGADIDYVLVQPAGETRKFVVAAELLTSLSEKFGWVDVQVLATYRGQELNHIVTEHPWDTAVDELVILGDHVTTDSGTGIVHTAPGFGEDDYNVGIANGLEVAVTVDERGIMMKNAGPEFEGQFYEKVVPTVIDKLGNLLLAQEEISHSYPFDWRTKKPIIWRAVPQWFASVSKFRQEILDEIEKVKFHSEWGKVRLYNMIRDRGDWVISRQRAWGVPLPIFYAEDGTAIMTAETIEHVAQLFEEHGSSIWWERDAKDLLPEGFTHPGSPNGEFKKETDIMDVWFDSGSSWNGVVVNRPELTYPADLYLEGSDQYRGWFNSSLITSVANHGVAPYKQILSQGFALDGKGEKMSKSLGNTIAPSDVEKQFGAEILRLWVTSVDSSNDVRISMDILSQVSETYRKIRNTLRFLIANTSDFNPAQDSVAYDELRSVDKYMTIRFNQLVKTIRDAYANFEFLTIYKALVNFINVDLSAFYLDFAKDVVYIEGAKSLERRQMQTVFYDILVKITKLLTPILPHTAEEIWSYLEFETEDFVQLSELPEAETFANQEEILDTWAAFMDFRGQAQKALEEARNAKVIGKSLEAHLTVYPNEVVKTLLEAVNSNVAQLLIVSELTIAEGPAPEAAVSFEDVSFTVERAAGQVCDRCRRIDPTTAERSYHAVICDHCASIVEENFADAVAEGFEAK, encoded by the coding sequence ATGAAACTCAAAGATACCCTTAACCTTGGGAAAACAGCTTTCCCAATGCGTGCAGGACTTCCTACCAAAGAGCCAGTTTGGCAAAAGGAATGGGAAGATGCAAAACTTTATCAACGTCGTCAAGAATTGAACCAAGGAAAACCTCATTTCACCTTGCATGATGGCCCTCCATACGCGAACGGAAATATTCACGTTGGACACGCTATGAACAAAATTTCAAAAGATATCATTGTTCGTTCAAAATCAATGTCAGGTTTTTACGCACCATTTATCCCGGGTTGGGATACTCATGGTCTGCCAATCGAGCAAGTTTTGGCAAAACAAGGTGTCAAACGTAAAGAAATGGACTTGGTTGAGTACTTGAAACTTTGCCGTGAATACGCTCTTTCTCAAGTAGATAAACAACGTGAAGACTTTAAACGTTTGGGTGTTTCTGGTGACTGGGAAAATCCATATGTGACTTTGACTCCTGACTATGAAGCAGCCCAAATCCGTGTCTTTGGTGAGATGGCTAATAAAGGTTATATCTACCGTGGTGCCAAGCCAGTTTACTGGTCTTGGTCATCTGAGTCGGCTCTTGCTGAAGCGGAGATTGAATACCATGACTTGGTTTCAACTTCTCTTTACTATGCCAATAAGGTAAAATATGGCAAAGGTGTTCTAGATACAGATACTTATATCGTAGTCTGGACAACAACTCCATTCACCATCACAGCTTCTCGTGGTTTGACTGTTGGTGCAGATATTGATTACGTTTTGGTTCAACCTGCTGGTGAAACTCGTAAGTTTGTGGTTGCTGCAGAATTATTGACTAGCTTGTCTGAGAAATTTGGCTGGGTTGATGTTCAAGTTTTGGCAACTTACCGTGGTCAAGAATTGAATCATATCGTAACAGAACACCCATGGGATACAGCTGTAGATGAATTGGTTATCCTTGGTGACCACGTTACGACTGATTCTGGTACAGGTATCGTCCATACAGCCCCTGGTTTTGGTGAGGATGACTACAATGTCGGTATTGCTAATGGTCTTGAAGTCGCAGTGACTGTTGACGAACGTGGTATCATGATGAAGAATGCTGGTCCTGAGTTTGAAGGTCAATTCTATGAAAAGGTAGTTCCAACTGTTATTGACAAACTTGGTAACCTCCTTCTTGCCCAAGAAGAAATTTCTCACTCATACCCATTTGACTGGCGTACTAAGAAACCAATCATCTGGCGTGCAGTACCACAGTGGTTTGCCTCAGTTTCTAAATTCCGCCAAGAAATCTTGGACGAAATTGAAAAAGTGAAATTCCACTCAGAATGGGGTAAAGTCCGTCTTTACAACATGATCCGGGACCGTGGCGACTGGGTTATCTCTCGTCAACGTGCTTGGGGTGTTCCGCTTCCTATCTTCTACGCTGAAGATGGTACAGCGATCATGACTGCTGAAACGATTGAACACGTAGCTCAACTTTTTGAAGAACATGGTTCAAGCATTTGGTGGGAACGTGATGCCAAAGATCTCTTGCCAGAAGGATTTACTCATCCAGGTTCACCAAATGGTGAGTTCAAAAAAGAAACAGATATCATGGACGTTTGGTTTGACTCAGGTTCATCATGGAATGGAGTTGTTGTAAATCGTCCTGAGTTGACTTATCCAGCAGACCTTTACCTAGAAGGTTCTGACCAATACCGTGGTTGGTTCAACTCATCACTCATCACATCTGTTGCCAACCATGGTGTAGCACCTTACAAACAAATTCTGTCACAAGGTTTTGCCCTTGATGGTAAAGGTGAGAAGATGTCTAAATCTCTTGGAAATACCATTGCTCCAAGTGATGTTGAAAAACAATTTGGTGCTGAAATCTTGCGTCTTTGGGTAACAAGTGTGGATTCAAGCAACGACGTGCGTATCTCTATGGATATCTTGAGCCAAGTCTCTGAAACTTACCGTAAGATCCGTAACACTCTTCGTTTCTTGATTGCCAATACCTCTGATTTTAACCCAGCTCAAGATTCAGTAGCTTACGATGAGCTTCGTTCAGTTGATAAGTACATGACGATTCGCTTTAACCAGCTTGTCAAGACCATTCGTGATGCTTATGCAAACTTTGAATTCTTGACAATCTATAAGGCCTTGGTGAACTTTATCAACGTTGATTTGTCAGCCTTCTACCTTGATTTTGCTAAAGATGTTGTTTACATCGAAGGTGCTAAATCATTGGAACGCCGTCAAATGCAGACTGTCTTCTATGACATTCTTGTGAAAATCACGAAACTCTTGACACCAATCCTTCCTCACACTGCGGAAGAAATTTGGTCATACCTTGAGTTTGAAACAGAAGACTTTGTTCAATTGTCAGAACTGCCAGAAGCAGAAACTTTTGCTAATCAAGAAGAAATCTTGGATACATGGGCTGCCTTCATGGACTTCCGTGGTCAAGCTCAAAAAGCCTTGGAAGAAGCTCGTAATGCCAAAGTTATCGGTAAATCACTTGAAGCACACTTGACAGTTTATCCAAACGAAGTTGTGAAAACTCTACTCGAAGCAGTAAACAGCAATGTAGCTCAACTTTTGATTGTGTCTGAATTGACCATCGCAGAAGGGCCAGCTCCAGAAGCTGCCGTAAGCTTCGAAGATGTATCCTTCACAGTTGAACGCGCTGCAGGCCAAGTATGTGACCGTTGCCGTCGTATCGACCCAACAACAGCAGAACGTAGCTACCACGCAGTCATCTGTGACCACTGTGCAAGTATCGTAGAAGAAAACTTTGCGGACGCAGTCGCAGAAGGATTTGAAGCGAAATAA
- a CDS encoding DivIVA domain-containing protein, protein MPITSLEIKDKTFSTRFRGFDQEEVDEFLDIVVRDYEDLVRSNHDKDLHIKSLEERLSYFDEMKDSLSQSVLIAQDTAERVKHAATERANNIIHQAEQDAQRLLEEAKYKANEILRQATDNAKKVAVETEELKNKSRVFHQRLKSTIESQLAIVESSDWEDILRPTATYLQTSDEAFKEVVSEVLGDSVLQQHQEEEPIDITRQFSPEEMAELQARIEAANKELAEAEARAEQEQVVSPAPVVEESPAHPVGPMYEEPEVAPSHYSGPTPATEAVNSEPGFAAPQESVTIL, encoded by the coding sequence ATGCCAATTACATCGTTAGAAATCAAAGATAAAACCTTTAGCACACGCTTTAGAGGGTTCGATCAAGAAGAAGTAGATGAATTTTTAGATATTGTAGTCCGTGATTATGAAGATTTGGTTCGCTCTAATCATGATAAGGATTTACATATTAAGAGTTTGGAAGAGCGTTTGTCTTACTTTGATGAGATGAAAGATTCATTGAGTCAATCTGTATTGATTGCACAGGATACAGCTGAGCGAGTAAAACATGCTGCAACTGAACGTGCAAATAATATTATCCACCAAGCAGAGCAAGATGCACAACGCTTGCTGGAAGAAGCTAAGTACAAGGCAAATGAAATTCTTCGTCAAGCAACTGACAATGCTAAGAAGGTTGCTGTTGAAACAGAAGAATTGAAGAACAAGAGTCGTGTCTTCCATCAACGTCTTAAATCTACAATTGAGAGCCAGTTAGCAATTGTTGAATCTTCAGATTGGGAAGATATTCTTCGCCCAACAGCGACTTATCTTCAGACAAGTGATGAAGCTTTCAAAGAAGTGGTCAGTGAAGTCTTAGGTGACTCTGTCTTGCAACAACATCAAGAGGAAGAACCAATTGATATTACTCGCCAGTTTTCTCCCGAGGAAATGGCAGAGTTGCAAGCGCGTATCGAAGCGGCTAATAAGGAACTTGCAGAAGCCGAAGCAAGAGCTGAGCAGGAACAAGTGGTTTCACCAGCTCCGGTTGTTGAAGAAAGTCCAGCTCATCCAGTTGGTCCAATGTATGAAGAGCCAGAAGTAGCTCCAAGCCATTATTCAGGACCAACACCAGCTACTGAAGCTGTAAACTCAGAACCAGGTTTTGCGGCACCGCAAGAATCTGTTACAATTTTATAA
- a CDS encoding RNA-binding protein produces the protein MNKMIYQHFSKNDSSFIDKGVEWIKKVEDSYSPFLTPFVNPHQEKILKVLASTNGISYMSSRQFLETEYVRVLLYPDYFEPEFSDFELSLQEIVYANKFECLTHAKILGTVLNQLGIDRKLFGDILVNEERAQIIINRQFMLLFQDGITKIARLPVRLEERDFTEKIATVEDYQELDICISSSRLDVFLAGVFKLSRNQASQLIEKQAVQVNYHLVEKSDYAVQVGDLISVRKFGRLKLVRDNGQTKKDKKKLTVQLLLSK, from the coding sequence ATGAACAAGATGATTTATCAACACTTTTCTAAGAATGATTCGTCTTTTATTGATAAGGGAGTAGAATGGATAAAAAAGGTAGAAGATTCTTATTCTCCTTTTTTAACACCCTTTGTAAATCCCCATCAAGAAAAGATTTTAAAGGTGCTAGCATCAACCAACGGCATCTCCTACATGAGCAGTCGGCAGTTTCTTGAAACTGAATATGTACGGGTACTCCTGTATCCTGATTATTTTGAGCCGGAATTCTCTGATTTTGAACTATCCTTGCAAGAAATAGTCTATGCTAATAAGTTTGAATGCTTAACGCATGCAAAAATATTAGGGACTGTTTTAAATCAGCTGGGAATCGATAGGAAGCTATTTGGTGATATCTTAGTCAATGAAGAGAGGGCACAGATTATCATTAATCGACAGTTTATGCTCCTTTTTCAAGACGGCATTACGAAAATTGCTCGTTTACCGGTTCGTCTAGAAGAACGGGATTTTACTGAGAAAATTGCTACAGTAGAAGATTATCAAGAATTAGATATTTGTATTTCTAGTTCTAGATTAGATGTTTTTCTGGCAGGTGTCTTCAAGCTGTCTAGAAATCAGGCAAGTCAGTTAATTGAAAAACAGGCAGTCCAAGTGAATTACCATTTAGTTGAAAAATCAGATTATGCAGTTCAAGTTGGTGATTTGATTAGTGTTAGGAAATTTGGTCGATTGAAACTCGTTAGAGATAATGGGCAAACAAAAAAAGATAAAAAGAAATTAACGGTCCAATTGTTATTAAGTAAGTGA
- a CDS encoding YggT family protein — protein sequence MLFLIRFIQNAVDIYSLILIVFALMSWFPNAYESRLGRLIISLVKPIIAPLQRLPLQIAGLDLSVWIAVLLVHFLGEQLIRLLVIFL from the coding sequence ATGCTCTTTCTCATTCGTTTTATTCAAAATGCAGTGGATATCTATTCACTGATTTTAATCGTGTTTGCTCTGATGTCTTGGTTCCCTAATGCTTATGAATCACGTCTTGGACGCTTGATCATTAGTTTAGTGAAACCGATAATAGCTCCCTTGCAACGTTTACCCCTCCAGATTGCAGGTCTTGATTTGTCTGTCTGGATTGCGGTATTACTAGTTCACTTCCTAGGGGAGCAGTTGATTCGACTTTTAGTAATCTTTCTATGA
- a CDS encoding cell division protein SepF — translation MSLKDRFDKFIDYFTEDGEDVGTAYQPKAEEPIVTPVPSVQELPQQAGSTPSKDKNITRLHARQQELAMQSQRSTDKVTIDVRYPRKYEDATDIVDLLAGNESILIDFQYMTEVQARRCLDYLDGARHVLAGNMKKVASTMYLLTPVDVVVNIEDIKIPDESQNGEFGFDMKRTRVR, via the coding sequence ATGTCTTTAAAAGATAGATTTGATAAATTTATAGATTATTTTACAGAAGATGGAGAAGATGTTGGTACTGCATATCAGCCTAAAGCTGAAGAGCCGATTGTGACTCCAGTCCCTTCTGTTCAAGAGTTGCCTCAACAAGCTGGTAGCACGCCATCTAAAGATAAAAACATCACTCGTCTTCATGCCCGTCAACAAGAGTTGGCTATGCAAAGTCAACGTTCTACTGATAAGGTGACAATTGATGTTCGTTATCCACGTAAATACGAAGATGCCACAGATATTGTTGATTTATTAGCTGGTAACGAAAGTATTTTGATTGATTTCCAATATATGACAGAAGTTCAAGCTCGTCGTTGTTTGGACTATCTGGATGGGGCGCGCCACGTTTTAGCTGGTAACATGAAAAAGGTAGCATCTACTATGTACCTGCTGACACCAGTTGATGTTGTCGTCAATATTGAAGACATCAAAATTCCAGATGAATCACAAAATGGTGAATTTGGCTTTGATATGAAACGTACGAGAGTGAGATAA
- a CDS encoding YggS family pyridoxal phosphate-dependent enzyme, producing MNLKENTERVFQQIKDASQQSGREANSVSVVAVTKYVDVPTAEALLPLGVHHIGENRVDKFLEKYEALKDRNITWHLIGTLQRRKVKDVIQYVDYFHALDSLKLAEEIQKRSDRVVKCFLQVNISREESKHGFSREELLELLPELATLDKIEYVGLMTMAPFEASSDELKEIFKATQDLQLEIREKQIPNMPMTDLSMGMSRDYKEAIEFGSTFVRIGTAFFK from the coding sequence ATGAATTTGAAAGAAAATACAGAACGTGTTTTTCAACAAATAAAAGATGCAAGTCAGCAGTCAGGAAGAGAAGCCAATTCTGTTTCGGTTGTTGCTGTTACAAAATATGTAGACGTACCGACAGCGGAGGCTTTGCTTCCGCTAGGTGTGCATCATATTGGTGAAAATCGTGTGGATAAATTTCTTGAGAAATATGAAGCTTTAAAAGATAGAAATATTACCTGGCATTTGATTGGAACCTTGCAAAGACGCAAGGTCAAAGATGTCATTCAGTATGTTGATTATTTCCACGCTTTGGATTCATTAAAACTAGCAGAGGAAATTCAAAAAAGAAGTGACCGAGTTGTTAAGTGTTTCTTACAAGTAAATATCTCAAGGGAAGAGAGCAAACATGGTTTTTCAAGGGAAGAACTATTGGAGCTCTTGCCAGAATTGGCCACCTTAGATAAAATCGAATACGTCGGCTTGATGACCATGGCTCCTTTTGAAGCTAGTAGTGATGAGTTGAAAGAGATTTTTAAAGCTACGCAGGATTTGCAACTAGAAATTAGAGAAAAACAAATTCCCAATATGCCAATGACGGACTTGAGTATGGGTATGAGTCGTGACTACAAGGAAGCGATTGAATTTGGCTCAACATTTGTCAGAATTGGTACAGCATTTTTTAAATAG
- the ftsZ gene encoding cell division protein FtsZ — MTFSFDTAAAQGAVIKVIGVGGGGGNAINRMVDEGVAGVEFIAANTDVQALSSTKAETVIQLGPKLTRGLGAGGQPEVGRKAAEESEETLTAAISGADMVFITAGMGGGSGTGAAPVIARIAKDLGALTVGVVTRPFGFEGSKRGQFAVEGINQLREHVDTLLIISNNNLLEIVDKKTPLLEALSEADNVLRQGVQGITDLITNPGLINLDFADVKTVMANKGNALMGIGIGSGEERVVEAARKAIYSPLLETTIDGAEDVIVNVTGGLDLTLIEAEEASEIVNQAAGQGVNIWLGTSIDESMRDEIRVTVVATGVRQDRVEKVVGHAPKQAVRHEQASPSHAHNHNRQFDMAETAEIPSPAPRRTETSQSSAFGDWDLRRETIVRPTDSVVSPVERFEAPSLHDEDELDTPPFFKNR, encoded by the coding sequence ATGACATTTTCATTTGATACAGCGGCTGCTCAAGGTGCAGTGATTAAAGTAATCGGTGTTGGTGGAGGTGGTGGTAACGCCATTAACCGCATGGTTGACGAAGGTGTTGCAGGCGTAGAATTTATCGCAGCAAACACAGATGTACAAGCTTTGAGTAGTACTAAAGCAGAGACAGTAATTCAATTGGGTCCTAAATTGACTCGTGGTTTGGGTGCTGGAGGTCAACCTGAAGTTGGTCGTAAAGCTGCTGAAGAAAGCGAAGAAACATTGACAGCTGCTATCAGTGGAGCGGATATGGTCTTCATTACTGCTGGTATGGGAGGTGGATCAGGTACTGGTGCGGCTCCTGTTATTGCTCGTATTGCTAAAGATTTGGGTGCTCTTACAGTTGGTGTTGTGACACGTCCTTTCGGTTTTGAGGGAAGCAAACGTGGTCAATTTGCTGTTGAAGGAATCAACCAACTTCGTGAACATGTGGATACCCTATTGATTATTTCAAACAACAACTTGCTTGAAATTGTTGATAAGAAAACTCCACTTCTTGAAGCTCTTAGCGAAGCAGATAACGTACTTCGCCAAGGTGTTCAAGGGATTACGGATTTGATTACAAACCCTGGTTTGATTAACCTTGACTTTGCCGATGTGAAAACAGTTATGGCAAATAAAGGGAACGCCTTGATGGGTATCGGTATCGGTAGTGGAGAAGAACGTGTGGTAGAAGCAGCTCGTAAGGCAATCTACTCACCACTTCTTGAAACAACTATTGACGGTGCTGAAGATGTTATCGTTAACGTTACTGGTGGTCTTGATTTGACCTTGATTGAAGCTGAAGAAGCATCAGAAATCGTCAATCAAGCAGCTGGTCAAGGAGTGAACATCTGGTTGGGAACATCTATTGATGAAAGCATGCGTGATGAAATTCGCGTAACAGTTGTTGCAACTGGTGTTCGTCAAGATCGTGTTGAAAAAGTTGTTGGACATGCACCAAAACAAGCAGTTCGTCATGAGCAAGCAAGTCCTAGTCATGCACACAATCATAATCGTCAGTTTGATATGGCTGAAACTGCAGAAATTCCAAGTCCAGCACCTCGCCGTACAGAAACTTCTCAATCTTCAGCATTTGGTGATTGGGACTTGCGTCGTGAGACAATTGTTCGACCAACTGATTCAGTTGTATCACCAGTTGAACGTTTCGAAGCACCATCTTTACACGATGAGGATGAATTAGACACTCCTCCATTTTTCAAAAATCGTTAA
- the ftsA gene encoding cell division protein FtsA — MARDGFFTGLDIGTNSIKVLVAELRNGELNVIGVSNAKSKGVKDGIIVDIEAAATAIKSAISQAEEKAGISIKSVNVGLPGNLLQVEPTQGMIPVTSDTKEITDQDVENVVKSALTKSMTPDREVITFIPEEFIVDGFQGIRDPRGMMGVRLEMRGLLYTGPRTILHNLRKTVERSGVQVENIIISPLALVRSVLNEGEREFGATVIDMGAGQTTVATIRNQELQFTNILQEGGDYVTKDISKVLKTSQKLAEGLKLNYGEAYPSLASNETFQVEVIGEVEPVEVTESYLAEIISARIKHIFEQIKQELERRHLLDLPGGIVLIGGNAILPGIVELAQEVFGVGVKLYVPNQVGIRNPAFAHVISLSEFAGQLTEVHLLAQRAVKGEDTLRHQPINFGGMIQRVTQVAQPTPIQPVQNTEVEQSASTNVVAPKEDKVSSQNKPKIADRFRGLIGSMFDE, encoded by the coding sequence ATGGCTAGAGATGGTTTTTTTACAGGCTTAGATATCGGAACTAATTCGATTAAAGTATTGGTTGCCGAACTTAGAAATGGTGAACTTAATGTAATTGGTGTAAGTAATGCCAAGAGTAAAGGTGTAAAGGATGGGATTATCGTTGATATTGAAGCAGCAGCAACTGCTATCAAGTCAGCTATTTCCCAAGCAGAAGAGAAAGCTGGCATTTCAATCAAATCAGTGAATGTTGGTTTGCCTGGAAATCTTTTGCAAGTAGAACCAACTCAAGGAATGATTCCAGTTACATCTGATACAAAAGAAATTACAGATCAAGATGTCGAAAATGTTGTCAAATCAGCTTTGACAAAGAGTATGACACCAGATCGTGAAGTCATTACTTTTATTCCAGAAGAATTTATCGTAGATGGTTTCCAAGGTATTCGTGACCCGCGTGGCATGATGGGTGTTCGTCTTGAAATGCGTGGTTTGCTTTACACAGGTCCCCGTACTATTCTTCACAATTTACGTAAGACAGTTGAGCGCTCAGGTGTTCAGGTTGAAAATATTATTATTTCACCATTGGCTTTGGTTCGTTCTGTCTTGAACGAAGGAGAGCGTGAATTTGGAGCTACTGTGATTGATATGGGAGCAGGTCAAACAACTGTTGCTACAATCCGTAACCAAGAACTCCAGTTTACAAATATTCTTCAAGAAGGTGGAGATTATGTCACAAAAGATATCTCTAAGGTCTTGAAGACTTCACAAAAACTAGCTGAAGGATTGAAATTGAACTATGGTGAAGCCTACCCTTCACTTGCAAGTAATGAAACCTTCCAAGTTGAAGTAATTGGTGAAGTAGAACCTGTAGAAGTTACAGAAAGCTACCTAGCAGAGATTATTTCAGCCCGCATTAAGCACATTTTTGAACAAATCAAACAAGAGTTGGAAAGAAGACATTTGTTGGATCTTCCAGGTGGGATTGTTCTGATTGGTGGAAATGCTATTTTACCAGGTATTGTAGAACTTGCACAGGAAGTGTTTGGCGTTGGCGTCAAACTTTACGTTCCAAATCAAGTTGGAATCCGTAATCCTGCCTTCGCTCATGTGATTAGCTTGTCTGAATTTGCTGGTCAATTGACTGAGGTGCATTTGTTAGCACAACGAGCAGTCAAGGGTGAAGATACTTTGCGTCACCAACCAATTAATTTCGGTGGGATGATTCAACGTGTTACGCAAGTAGCACAACCTACCCCTATTCAACCAGTTCAAAATACTGAGGTAGAGCAATCAGCTTCTACAAACGTAGTTGCTCCGAAAGAAGATAAAGTATCTTCTCAAAACAAACCAAAAATCGCAGATCGCTTCCGTGGTTTAATTGGAAGTATGTTTGATGAATAA
- a CDS encoding TIGR02206 family membrane protein: MNLWDIFFTTQATEPPKFDLFWYVSLFTLLALTFYTAYRYREKKVCQRFFKILQAVQLILLYGWYWVNHMPLSESLPFYHCRMAMFVVLLLPGQSKYKQYFALLGTFGTLAAFVYPVPDAYPFPHIAILSFIFGHLALLGNSLVYLLRQYNARLLDVKGIFLMTFALNALIFVVNLVTGGDYGFLTKPPLVGDHGLVANYLIVSIALSAAITLTKKILEQFLEQEAEKMIAKKA, from the coding sequence ATGAATTTATGGGATATTTTCTTTACGACCCAAGCAACAGAACCACCCAAATTTGACCTTTTTTGGTATGTTAGCCTATTTACGCTTTTAGCTTTGACCTTTTATACAGCCTATCGTTATCGTGAAAAGAAGGTTTGCCAACGATTTTTTAAAATCTTGCAGGCTGTTCAGTTGATACTCCTTTATGGTTGGTATTGGGTCAATCATATGCCGTTGTCAGAAAGCCTACCTTTTTACCATTGCCGTATGGCTATGTTTGTAGTGCTCTTGCTTCCTGGTCAGTCCAAATATAAACAATACTTTGCATTATTGGGGACATTTGGGACACTAGCGGCCTTTGTTTATCCAGTGCCAGATGCCTATCCTTTCCCACATATTGCGATTTTATCCTTTATCTTTGGCCACTTAGCTCTCTTGGGGAATTCTCTAGTTTATCTATTGAGACAGTATAACGCGCGATTGCTGGATGTGAAGGGAATTTTTCTCATGACCTTTGCACTAAATGCCTTGATTTTTGTGGTCAATTTAGTAACAGGTGGAGATTACGGATTCTTGACAAAACCACCATTGGTTGGAGACCATGGCTTAGTAGCTAATTATTTGATTGTTTCTATAGCCTTGTCTGCTGCAATAACTTTGACTAAGAAAATCTTAGAACAATTTTTAGAACAAGAAGCAGAAAAAATGATTGCAAAGAAAGCTTGA
- a CDS encoding UDP-N-acetylmuramoyl-tripeptide--D-alanyl-D-alanine ligase — protein sequence MKLTIHEVAQVVGAKNDVSIFEDAQLENAEFDSRLIAAGDLFVPLKGARDGHDFIERAFENGAAVTLSEKEVANHPYILVDDVLTAFQKLAAYYLEKTTVDVFAVTGSNGKTTTKDMLAHLLSTTYKTYKTQGNYNNEIGLPYTVLHMPEGTEKLVLEMGQDHLGDIHLLSELARPKTAIVTLVGEAHLAFFKDRSEIAKGKMQIADGMASGSLLLAPADPIVEDYLPTDKKVVRFGQGAELEITDLIERKDSLTFKANFLEQALDLPVTGKYNATNAMIASYVALQEGVSEEQIRQSFQGLELTRNRTEWKKAANGADILSDVYNANPTAMKLILETFSAIPANEGGKKIAVLADMKELGDQSIQLHNQMILSLSPDVLDTVIFYGEDIAELAQLASQMFPIGHVYYFKKTEDQDQFEDLVKQVKESLGVNDQILLKGSNSMNLAKLVESLENEAK from the coding sequence ATGAAATTAACAATCCATGAAGTGGCTCAAGTTGTCGGAGCTAAAAATGATGTCAGCATCTTTGAGGATGCTCAGTTGGAAAATGCTGAGTTTGATAGTCGTTTGATTGCGGCAGGGGATTTATTTGTGCCACTCAAAGGTGCGCGTGACGGTCATGACTTTATCGAAAGAGCTTTTGAAAATGGTGCAGCAGTAACCTTATCTGAGAAAGAGGTTGCAAATCATCCCTATATTCTAGTAGATGATGTCTTGACTGCATTTCAAAAACTAGCTGCCTACTATCTTGAAAAAACGACTGTTGATGTTTTTGCAGTTACAGGTTCAAATGGTAAGACAACGACCAAGGATATGTTGGCACACTTGCTATCAACAACCTACAAAACCTACAAAACACAAGGCAACTACAATAATGAGATTGGTCTTCCTTACACAGTTCTCCATATGCCTGAAGGAACAGAAAAGTTGGTCTTGGAGATGGGGCAGGATCACTTGGGCGATATTCATCTCTTGTCAGAATTGGCTCGTCCAAAAACAGCCATCGTGACCTTGGTTGGAGAAGCCCATTTGGCCTTTTTCAAAGACCGTTCTGAGATTGCTAAAGGAAAAATGCAAATTGCTGATGGCATGGCGTCTGGTTCCTTGCTTTTGGCACCAGCAGATCCGATTGTAGAGGACTACTTGCCTACTGATAAAAAGGTGGTTCGTTTTGGGCAAGGAGCAGAGCTGGAAATCACAGACTTGATTGAGCGCAAGGACAGTCTGACCTTTAAGGCCAATTTCTTGGAGCAAGCCCTTGATTTGCCAGTGACTGGCAAGTACAATGCCACCAATGCCATGATTGCATCCTATGTTGCCCTGCAAGAAGGAGTGTCAGAGGAGCAAATTCGTCAGTCCTTCCAAGGTCTTGAATTGACGCGTAACCGTACTGAGTGGAAGAAAGCAGCCAATGGAGCAGATATCCTATCAGATGTTTACAATGCCAATCCAACCGCTATGAAGCTGATTTTGGAGACATTTTCTGCCATTCCAGCCAATGAAGGTGGCAAAAAAATCGCTGTCTTGGCGGACATGAAGGAACTTGGTGACCAGTCTATTCAGCTTCATAATCAGATGATTTTGAGCCTTTCTCCAGATGTGCTGGATACTGTTATTTTCTATGGAGAAGACATTGCTGAATTAGCCCAATTGGCTAGTCAAATGTTCCCAATTGGCCACGTTTACTACTTCAAGAAAACAGAAGACCAAGACCAATTTGAAGACCTAGTCAAGCAGGTCAAAGAAAGCCTTGGAGTCAATGACCAAATCCTACTCAAAGGCTCTAACTCTATGAATCTAGCCAAGTTGGTAGAAAGTTTAGAAAATGAAGCCAAGTGA